The following proteins come from a genomic window of Flavobacterium crocinum:
- a CDS encoding LutC/YkgG family protein, translated as MSSKGEILKRIKANQPNELAELPDLKLLGSEQFDIIETYKTVLKGIGGDPVEVADYNEIINYIKLNYNQEKRLITTLPELSEIASLDWKTVDPHSLQDVELTVIKAHFGVAENSGLWVTDDILGQRVAPFIAQYLAIVVHKKDILPTMQQAYDRIGNMEYGFGTFIAGPSKTADIEQSLVLGAHGARGLIVFLLE; from the coding sequence ATGAGTAGTAAAGGCGAAATTTTAAAAAGAATAAAAGCGAATCAGCCTAATGAACTTGCAGAATTGCCAGATTTAAAACTTTTAGGTTCTGAACAATTTGATATAATAGAAACGTATAAAACGGTTTTGAAAGGGATCGGAGGAGATCCTGTTGAAGTTGCTGATTATAATGAAATCATCAATTACATCAAATTGAATTATAATCAGGAGAAACGATTAATAACAACACTTCCGGAACTTTCTGAAATTGCGTCTTTAGATTGGAAAACAGTTGATCCTCATTCGCTTCAGGATGTTGAATTAACGGTTATCAAAGCGCATTTTGGTGTCGCAGAAAACAGTGGACTTTGGGTTACAGATGATATATTAGGTCAGCGTGTTGCGCCATTCATAGCACAATATTTAGCTATTGTAGTTCATAAAAAAGACATTCTGCCAACGATGCAGCAAGCTTATGACAGAATCGGTAATATGGAATATGGTTTTGGAACTTTCATTGCAGGGCCATCAAAAACAGCAGATATTGAACAATCTCTAGTTCTTGGCGCGCATGGTGCAAGAGGATTGATTGTTTTTTTATTAGAATAA
- a CDS encoding FGGY-family carbohydrate kinase, which translates to MNVVAIFDIGKTNKKVFLFNENYKIVWEKSVNLEETKDEDGFPCEDIEVLQKWVLDRLEEIKELTDYVLKAINFSTYGASFVYIDENGKVLTPLYNYLKDYPEELKSDFYKKYKGEEKFAVKTASPVLGSLNSGMQIYRLKEEKPELFEKVKYCLHLPQFLSFLLTNEAYADITSIGCHTNLWNFKKMKYHKWLKNEGIASKLPPIYYGKDVIRTKEGLSIGTGLHDSSSAIIPYTINFTEPFVLLSTGTWSISLNPFNNKPLTFEELQHDCLCYMQYTNKPVKAARLFAGNEHEVQTKRLAEHFKVPVDTYKEVYFDKKITANLRSLNYQIFYPKKYDFDILNACPFQKRDLSQFKDYETAYHQLMLDLVEQQFFSTNLVVHNSPVKKIFVDGGFSKNSIYMNLLAEAFPDVEVYAASMAQASALGAALAIHENWNPKPIQNDLIDLKFYKH; encoded by the coding sequence ATGAATGTAGTTGCGATTTTTGATATTGGTAAAACAAACAAAAAGGTTTTTTTATTTAATGAAAATTATAAAATTGTCTGGGAAAAATCAGTTAATCTGGAGGAAACAAAAGACGAAGATGGTTTTCCCTGCGAAGATATAGAGGTACTTCAAAAATGGGTTTTGGACCGATTAGAAGAAATAAAAGAATTGACTGATTATGTTTTAAAAGCCATCAATTTCAGCACTTACGGAGCCAGTTTTGTTTATATAGATGAAAACGGAAAAGTTTTAACTCCTCTGTATAATTATCTGAAAGATTATCCGGAGGAATTAAAATCTGATTTTTATAAAAAATACAAAGGAGAAGAAAAGTTTGCTGTAAAAACAGCTTCTCCGGTTTTAGGCAGTTTGAATTCCGGAATGCAGATTTACAGGTTAAAAGAAGAAAAGCCAGAATTATTTGAGAAAGTAAAATACTGTCTGCATTTGCCACAGTTTTTAAGTTTTCTTTTGACCAATGAAGCTTATGCTGATATTACCAGTATTGGCTGTCATACCAACTTATGGAATTTCAAAAAAATGAAATATCATAAATGGTTAAAAAATGAAGGAATTGCATCTAAATTACCTCCAATTTATTACGGTAAAGATGTTATCAGAACAAAGGAAGGATTGTCTATTGGTACAGGACTTCACGATAGTTCTTCAGCAATAATTCCGTATACGATAAACTTTACTGAGCCATTCGTTTTATTATCAACTGGAACCTGGAGCATTTCTCTGAATCCTTTTAATAATAAACCGTTGACTTTTGAAGAGTTACAACACGACTGTCTGTGTTATATGCAATACACAAACAAACCTGTTAAAGCGGCACGTTTGTTTGCAGGAAACGAACATGAAGTGCAAACCAAAAGATTGGCAGAACACTTTAAAGTACCTGTGGATACTTATAAAGAGGTTTATTTTGATAAAAAAATTACAGCCAATTTACGTTCGCTGAATTATCAGATTTTCTATCCAAAGAAATATGATTTTGATATTTTAAATGCATGTCCGTTTCAAAAAAGAGATTTATCTCAGTTTAAAGATTACGAAACAGCCTACCATCAATTGATGTTGGATTTGGTAGAACAACAGTTTTTCTCTACTAATTTGGTCGTTCACAATAGTCCGGTAAAAAAGATTTTTGTAGATGGCGGATTCAGCAAAAATTCAATTTACATGAATTTATTGGCAGAGGCTTTTCCGGATGTGGAAGTTTATGCAGCTTCAATGGCGCAGGCGAGTGCTTTGGGCGCGGCATTGGCAATTCATGAAAACTGGAATCCAAAACCAATTCAGAACGATTTAATTGACTTGAAATTCTATAAACATTAG
- a CDS encoding (Fe-S)-binding protein, which produces MKIGLFIPCYVDQFYPKVGIATYELLQKLGCDVHFPMGQTCCGQPMANSGYAHLTKGCDANFIANFSGFDYIVCPSGSCVLHVKDHLHDEKQEEKATAIRNTVYELTEFITDVLKIDHIDGRFPFKVGMHVSCHGQRGLKLSQMSELNAPFFSKPEQLLHSIKDLDLVALTRKDECCGFGGTFCVTEEAVSVKMGQDRIKDHESHDVDYITGGDMSCLMHLDGILKRQKSRIKTIHIAEILNSLEN; this is translated from the coding sequence ATGAAAATTGGACTTTTTATACCTTGTTATGTCGACCAATTTTACCCAAAAGTAGGAATTGCAACCTACGAATTACTTCAAAAATTAGGCTGTGACGTACATTTTCCAATGGGACAAACCTGTTGCGGACAGCCAATGGCAAATAGCGGTTATGCACATTTGACAAAAGGATGCGACGCTAATTTTATTGCCAATTTTTCTGGATTTGATTATATCGTCTGTCCTTCCGGAAGCTGTGTTTTGCATGTGAAAGATCACTTACACGATGAAAAACAAGAAGAGAAAGCAACAGCAATACGAAATACGGTTTACGAACTTACAGAATTCATTACAGACGTTTTAAAAATTGACCATATAGACGGAAGATTTCCTTTTAAAGTAGGAATGCACGTAAGTTGTCATGGTCAGCGTGGATTAAAGCTTTCGCAGATGTCTGAATTAAATGCGCCTTTTTTCTCTAAACCAGAACAATTATTACATAGTATAAAAGATCTTGATTTAGTTGCGTTAACCAGAAAAGACGAATGCTGTGGTTTTGGAGGAACTTTCTGTGTGACTGAAGAAGCGGTTTCTGTAAAAATGGGACAAGATCGTATTAAAGATCATGAAAGTCATGATGTGGATTATATTACAGGTGGAGATATGTCTTGCTTGATGCATTTGGATGGGATTCTAAAAAGGCAGAAAAGCAGAATCAAAACCATTCACATTGCAGAAATATTAAATTCACTCGAAAACTAA
- a CDS encoding TIM barrel protein codes for MLISSNHIDSHNEDLLKKHQNKLVFTASEINETEAIIQKLIDFQIAIPSWALGTGGTRFGRFAGGGEPRSLEEKIEDVGLLHKLNNASGAISLHIPWDIPTNYGAIKTLAGQHGLKFDAMNSNTFQDQASSEHTYKYGSLQNVNKAVRKQAIAHNIEVIKHGIELGSESLTVWLADGSNFPGQLNFRKAYQNTLESLEEIYDALPSNWKLFLEYKCAEPNFYSTTVADWGQSYSYVKKLGDKAQTLVDLGHHLPNANIEQIVSLLLMENKLGGFHFNDSKYGDDDLTAGALKPYQLFLIFNELVEGMDARGMNHAKDLGWMIDASHNIKDPLEDLLQSVEAIMIAYAQALSVDRKALEKAQEENDVVKAQEILQNAFRTDVRALVAEARLRSGAALNPVALYRSLQVRQNLIEERGLKTMATGL; via the coding sequence ATGTTAATCTCATCAAACCATATTGATTCTCATAATGAGGATTTATTAAAAAAACATCAAAATAAATTAGTTTTTACAGCTTCAGAAATAAATGAAACAGAAGCTATTATTCAAAAATTAATCGATTTCCAAATTGCAATTCCATCTTGGGCGTTAGGAACTGGAGGGACAAGATTTGGACGTTTTGCAGGAGGAGGAGAGCCTCGTTCTTTAGAAGAAAAAATTGAAGATGTAGGATTGCTTCATAAACTGAACAATGCTTCTGGAGCGATTTCACTTCACATTCCTTGGGATATTCCAACGAATTATGGTGCAATTAAAACATTAGCAGGTCAGCATGGTTTGAAGTTTGATGCAATGAATTCAAATACATTTCAAGATCAGGCTAGTTCTGAACATACTTACAAATACGGTTCTTTACAAAACGTAAACAAAGCAGTTCGTAAACAGGCAATTGCTCACAATATTGAAGTAATTAAACACGGAATCGAATTAGGTTCTGAGTCTTTAACAGTTTGGCTGGCAGACGGATCTAATTTTCCGGGACAATTAAACTTTAGAAAAGCATACCAAAATACATTAGAAAGTTTAGAAGAAATCTACGATGCATTGCCTTCTAACTGGAAATTATTTTTAGAATACAAATGTGCTGAGCCTAACTTTTATTCTACGACTGTAGCAGATTGGGGGCAGTCTTATTCGTATGTTAAAAAGTTAGGTGACAAAGCACAGACTTTGGTTGATTTAGGTCACCACTTACCAAATGCTAATATCGAGCAGATCGTTTCTTTATTGTTAATGGAAAACAAATTAGGAGGTTTCCACTTTAACGATTCAAAATATGGAGACGATGATTTAACTGCAGGTGCATTAAAACCATACCAATTATTCTTGATTTTTAATGAATTGGTAGAAGGAATGGATGCAAGAGGAATGAATCACGCCAAAGATTTAGGCTGGATGATCGATGCTTCTCACAACATCAAAGATCCGTTAGAAGATTTATTACAATCTGTTGAAGCGATTATGATTGCTTATGCACAAGCACTTTCTGTTGACAGAAAAGCATTAGAAAAAGCACAGGAAGAAAATGACGTAGTAAAAGCACAGGAAATCCTTCAAAATGCTTTCCGTACAGATGTTCGTGCATTAGTGGCAGAAGCTCGTCTTCGTTCGGGAGCAGCTTTAAATCCGGTAGCATTATATCGTTCACTTCAGGTAAGACAAAATCTTATCGAAGAAAGAGGTTTAAAAACAATGGCTACTGGCCTATAA
- a CDS encoding lactate utilization protein B — protein MSSEKIIQHSEAATKFNKDVERVNWHDETLWFVRAKRDRSAHQIADWELLRETASQIKFNVLSNIHDYLVEFEANAQRNGIIVHWAADAKEHNEIVHSILAKHDVKQMVKSKSMLTEECHLNDYLAEKGIEVIDSDLGEYIVQLRKEPPSHIVLPAIHLKKEDVSETFHEHLGTEKGNFNPQYLTESARHSLRNTFLTRKVALTGVNFAVAETGEFVVCTNEGNADMGAHLADVHIACMGFEKLIPKREHLGVFLRLLARSATGQPITTFSSHFKKPRDGKEMHIVIVDNGRSTQLGREDFRNSLKCIRCGACMNTCPVYRRSGGHSYHNAVAGPIGSILAPNLDMSKNADLPFASTLCGSCTNVCPVKIDIHDQLYKWRQVLVKEGHTPKVKTVAMKTMATVLANPTVFNIAGKSGRFVMKNIPGMVNNKMNKWYDQREMPDVPQESFREWYKKNSRESKEKGNE, from the coding sequence ATGTCATCAGAAAAAATAATACAGCATAGCGAAGCCGCAACAAAGTTCAATAAAGATGTAGAACGTGTGAATTGGCATGATGAAACACTTTGGTTTGTTCGCGCGAAAAGAGACAGATCAGCTCATCAAATAGCAGATTGGGAATTGCTTCGCGAAACGGCTTCCCAAATAAAATTTAATGTACTTTCTAATATCCACGATTATTTAGTTGAATTTGAAGCAAATGCGCAACGAAACGGAATAATTGTACATTGGGCAGCTGATGCCAAAGAACACAATGAAATAGTACATTCTATTCTGGCAAAACATGATGTAAAGCAAATGGTGAAATCCAAATCGATGCTTACAGAAGAATGCCATTTAAATGATTATTTAGCTGAAAAAGGAATTGAAGTAATCGATTCAGATTTAGGAGAATATATTGTACAGCTTCGTAAAGAACCACCAAGCCATATTGTGCTTCCAGCGATTCACTTAAAGAAAGAAGATGTAAGTGAAACTTTTCATGAACATTTAGGTACAGAAAAAGGAAATTTTAATCCGCAGTATTTAACAGAATCTGCTCGTCATAGTTTGAGAAATACTTTTTTGACTAGAAAAGTAGCTTTAACAGGAGTCAATTTTGCTGTTGCTGAAACAGGAGAGTTCGTGGTTTGCACCAATGAAGGAAATGCTGATATGGGTGCGCATTTAGCAGACGTTCACATCGCCTGCATGGGATTCGAGAAATTGATTCCGAAAAGAGAACATTTAGGTGTTTTCCTTAGATTGTTAGCGCGAAGTGCAACAGGACAGCCTATTACTACTTTTTCAAGCCATTTCAAAAAGCCAAGAGACGGAAAAGAAATGCATATCGTAATTGTAGATAACGGAAGAAGCACGCAATTAGGAAGAGAAGATTTTAGGAATTCATTGAAATGCATTCGCTGCGGTGCCTGTATGAATACCTGCCCAGTTTACAGACGAAGCGGTGGACACAGTTATCATAATGCAGTTGCGGGGCCAATTGGTTCTATTTTAGCGCCAAACTTGGATATGAGCAAAAATGCTGATCTGCCTTTTGCCAGTACGCTTTGCGGTTCATGTACGAATGTTTGTCCTGTAAAAATTGATATTCACGACCAATTGTACAAATGGCGTCAGGTTTTGGTAAAAGAAGGCCATACGCCAAAGGTAAAAACGGTGGCGATGAAAACGATGGCAACAGTGCTGGCAAATCCAACGGTTTTTAATATTGCTGGAAAATCAGGACGATTTGTAATGAAGAACATTCCCGGAATGGTTAACAATAAGATGAATAAATGGTATGATCAGCGCGAAATGCCAGATGTTCCACAAGAATCTTTTAGAGAATGGTACAAGAAAAATTCGAGAGAATCTAAAGAAAAAGGAAATGAGTAG
- a CDS encoding two-component regulator propeller domain-containing protein, whose protein sequence is MKPFVLYFLLLIGFSSEVFSQDYPVKFLDISDGLSNNSIISIYQDNEGFMWFGTYDGLNRYDGYNFKVFRNRINDKKSLLFNTIYNIEGDSKNNIWIGGTSGICIYDKKKAVFHTVRYIGQDKKTKVLQDIIHQMRSVSDQLVLVASQKLGLLAFENGSFIGKHISLNALGNRISINTYDAIAIQENKEKSGCWVYVRNMGVCNYDYKAKDLKIIFPLSIGVKAMKLSADGNLLLGTDEGLFLLNTKTGLVSENYFTNKCSVTDILIDKKGKTWLTTDGFGIFYINQNNKPISYNEQLAKSNSVWSLYEDKSGNKWFGSLRGGISMLSDTPRYFKSIRYNAKEPADNFILSFCEDEKKNLLVGTDGAGLKYWDRKNNTYSNYGTSLSSPFITGIIRDDHNDIWISTWAGGINLINKKTNTVKHYSCYNTFTKQTEKNIWFVFKDSKANIWASATNEGSLYFLDRKTDNFILFDKNIDNLQCMTETSDGKLWAGNYTSLLSIEKETRKVTKKAIGNPIRCIYEDKDKNLWIGTQEGGLLLFDRKTNNFKRLTIDDGLPSNTVLRLLEDKYGNLWMSTYNGICRYDKKSKTFRNFSVNDGLQSNQFSFNAGIKLSSGEFLFGGINGFNIFYPEAIKGFNQKNNVLLTDFYVNNQLIEESKAEVDTDSDKIKDVSLEYDQTTLSLEFVALDYNNSDKINYAYFLEGWDEQWNYVGQTRKANYSRLPEGKYTFKVKTTNFQGGWNKEVSLVSVTVLPPWYRTWWAYTLYLAAIGGMLFLYLDYNKNKEKLKYKVKIAELESKKEKEIAEKQASMFTYISHEFRTPLSLIINPLKKAVQKENVENGSAGSDLAIAHRNARRLLSLVDQLLLLRKAENDADSLRLSPINVNILSNEVYQCFVNQAKEKQISYNFIIPEHEITIIGDYEKIEISLFNLMSNAFKYTPVGGEINLKVTENDDEVFLEISDSGDGIDKKDIDVIFEKFKQINSKVSVGTGFGIGLYIVKYFVDKHKGSVTCSSEAGKGSIFKLTFLKGNSHFENAEITDEKPQRSQLFDELIPDEIEEPAIINSVSESDFKKTMLTEKRTVLIIDDNAEIRAYLVKLFSDNYIVYSAENGEEGLKMTKKHMPDLVISDITMEEMDGLELCRKIKEDNALSHIPVILLTASKNPETHLQGINEGADDYITKPFDDDILTARVESLLRNRHNLRAYFLDNITLKENTQKVPVEYQQMLKKCIDIVEANIHKKDFTIRTFALEMGMSHRTLYTKIKIISGQTLNAFIRSLRIRRAAMLMLTEEMNIAQASAEVGFEDPKYFRQQFVKLFGMTPSEYIKKYKNSFNSDLNVIK, encoded by the coding sequence TTGAAACCATTTGTTCTCTATTTTCTACTCCTTATAGGATTTTCTTCTGAGGTTTTTTCACAGGATTATCCAGTCAAATTCCTTGATATATCTGACGGCTTATCTAACAATTCAATTATTTCTATTTACCAGGATAATGAAGGATTTATGTGGTTTGGAACCTATGATGGTTTAAACCGATACGATGGCTATAATTTTAAAGTTTTTAGAAACAGAATCAACGATAAAAAATCACTTTTATTCAATACAATCTACAATATTGAAGGCGATTCTAAAAACAATATTTGGATAGGAGGAACCAGCGGAATTTGTATTTACGACAAGAAGAAAGCCGTCTTTCATACCGTTAGATATATAGGTCAGGATAAAAAAACAAAAGTTTTACAGGATATTATTCATCAGATGCGATCTGTGTCAGATCAATTGGTACTGGTTGCTTCCCAAAAATTAGGATTATTGGCTTTTGAAAATGGTTCTTTTATTGGAAAACATATTTCGTTAAATGCTTTAGGAAACAGAATCAGCATTAATACTTATGACGCGATTGCTATTCAGGAAAACAAAGAAAAATCAGGATGCTGGGTGTATGTTCGAAATATGGGAGTCTGTAATTATGATTATAAGGCAAAAGATTTAAAAATAATATTTCCGCTTTCTATTGGAGTAAAAGCAATGAAATTGTCTGCTGATGGAAATCTTTTATTAGGAACTGATGAAGGATTGTTTTTATTGAATACTAAGACAGGTTTAGTTTCAGAAAATTATTTTACCAATAAATGCAGTGTTACAGATATTTTAATTGATAAAAAAGGAAAAACCTGGTTGACCACAGACGGATTCGGTATTTTTTATATCAATCAAAATAATAAACCTATTTCTTATAATGAACAATTAGCAAAGAGTAATTCGGTTTGGAGTTTATACGAAGACAAATCGGGTAACAAATGGTTTGGGTCACTTCGTGGTGGCATCAGTATGCTGAGTGATACGCCTAGGTATTTTAAAAGCATCCGATACAATGCAAAAGAGCCTGCAGATAACTTTATTTTATCTTTTTGCGAAGATGAAAAGAAGAATCTTTTGGTGGGAACAGATGGTGCAGGATTAAAATATTGGGATCGAAAAAATAATACTTATTCCAATTACGGAACTTCACTTTCAAGTCCTTTTATAACCGGAATAATTCGTGATGATCATAATGATATCTGGATTTCTACCTGGGCAGGAGGAATCAATCTTATTAATAAGAAAACAAATACTGTAAAACATTATTCGTGTTATAACACTTTTACCAAACAAACCGAAAAAAATATCTGGTTTGTATTTAAAGATTCAAAAGCCAATATTTGGGCAAGTGCAACAAATGAAGGTTCATTATATTTCCTGGATCGCAAGACAGATAATTTTATTCTTTTTGATAAAAATATTGACAATCTGCAATGCATGACAGAGACTTCAGACGGAAAATTGTGGGCAGGAAATTATACTTCACTTTTATCTATCGAAAAAGAAACCCGAAAAGTTACTAAAAAAGCAATCGGAAATCCTATAAGATGTATTTATGAAGATAAAGACAAAAATCTCTGGATTGGAACACAAGAAGGAGGTTTGCTATTATTCGATCGAAAAACAAATAATTTTAAAAGATTAACGATTGATGATGGTTTGCCGTCAAATACAGTTTTAAGGTTGTTGGAAGACAAATACGGCAACTTATGGATGAGTACTTACAACGGAATTTGCCGATATGATAAAAAAAGTAAAACATTCCGTAATTTTTCTGTAAACGATGGACTTCAGAGTAATCAGTTTAGTTTTAATGCCGGTATAAAACTTTCTTCCGGAGAGTTTCTTTTTGGAGGAATTAATGGTTTTAATATTTTTTATCCTGAAGCCATAAAAGGTTTTAATCAAAAGAACAATGTTTTACTGACTGATTTTTATGTGAATAATCAGTTGATTGAAGAAAGTAAAGCAGAAGTTGATACTGATTCAGATAAAATAAAAGATGTTAGTTTAGAATACGATCAAACGACATTGTCATTAGAATTTGTTGCTTTGGATTATAACAACTCAGACAAAATAAACTACGCCTATTTTCTGGAAGGCTGGGACGAGCAATGGAATTATGTTGGACAAACCCGAAAAGCAAATTATTCCAGACTTCCGGAAGGGAAATATACTTTTAAAGTAAAAACAACCAATTTCCAGGGCGGATGGAATAAAGAAGTCAGTTTAGTTTCTGTAACCGTTTTACCACCTTGGTACAGAACCTGGTGGGCCTATACCTTGTATTTAGCTGCAATTGGAGGTATGTTATTTTTATATCTTGATTATAATAAGAATAAAGAAAAACTAAAGTATAAGGTAAAAATAGCCGAACTCGAAAGTAAAAAAGAAAAAGAGATAGCCGAAAAACAGGCGTCAATGTTTACTTATATTTCGCATGAATTTAGAACGCCGCTTTCGCTGATTATTAATCCGTTGAAAAAAGCGGTTCAGAAAGAAAATGTTGAAAATGGTTCTGCTGGAAGTGATTTGGCTATTGCGCACCGAAATGCGAGAAGACTTTTAAGTTTGGTTGATCAGTTGCTTTTATTAAGAAAAGCTGAAAACGATGCCGATTCCTTGCGTTTGTCTCCTATTAACGTAAATATTCTTTCTAATGAAGTGTATCAGTGTTTCGTCAATCAGGCAAAAGAAAAACAGATTAGTTATAATTTCATTATTCCTGAGCATGAAATTACGATTATTGGCGATTATGAAAAGATAGAAATTTCGTTGTTCAATTTAATGTCAAATGCTTTTAAATACACGCCAGTTGGAGGAGAAATCAATTTGAAAGTAACAGAAAATGATGATGAAGTTTTTCTTGAAATAAGCGATAGCGGAGACGGAATTGATAAAAAAGATATTGACGTTATTTTTGAAAAATTCAAGCAGATCAATTCTAAAGTTTCCGTAGGAACTGGTTTTGGTATCGGACTTTATATCGTTAAATATTTTGTGGACAAACACAAAGGTTCTGTGACCTGTAGCAGTGAAGCTGGAAAGGGAAGTATTTTTAAATTAACATTTTTAAAAGGAAACAGCCATTTTGAAAATGCTGAAATAACAGACGAAAAACCACAGAGAAGCCAGTTATTTGACGAATTGATTCCAGATGAAATTGAAGAGCCAGCAATAATAAACTCGGTTTCTGAAAGCGATTTTAAAAAGACAATGTTAACAGAAAAACGTACTGTCTTAATTATTGATGATAATGCAGAAATTCGCGCCTATTTAGTCAAATTATTTTCGGATAATTACATTGTTTATAGTGCAGAAAATGGAGAAGAAGGACTTAAAATGACCAAAAAACACATGCCGGATCTTGTGATTAGCGACATTACAATGGAAGAAATGGATGGTTTGGAATTATGCCGGAAAATTAAAGAAGATAATGCTTTATCCCATATTCCGGTTATTTTATTGACAGCATCCAAAAATCCTGAAACCCATTTACAGGGAATTAATGAAGGAGCAGACGATTATATTACCAAACCTTTTGATGATGATATTCTCACTGCCCGTGTTGAATCTTTGCTTAGAAATCGACATAATTTACGAGCTTATTTTCTGGACAACATAACGCTAAAAGAAAATACTCAGAAAGTTCCGGTAGAATATCAGCAAATGCTAAAAAAATGTATTGATATTGTAGAAGCAAACATTCATAAAAAAGATTTTACGATTAGAACTTTTGCACTTGAAATGGGAATGAGCCACAGAACGCTTTATACCAAAATCAAAATTATTTCGGGACAGACTTTAAATGCTTTCATTCGTTCCTTAAGAATTCGAAGAGCAGCAATGTTGATGCTGACTGAAGAAATGAATATCGCACAAGCAAGTGCCGAAGTTGGTTTTGAAGATCCTAAATATTTCAGACAGCAGTTTGTAAAACTTTTTGGAATGACTCCTTCAGAATATATTAAAAAATATAAAAATTCTTTCAATTCAGATTTAAATGTCATCAAATAG